A single region of the Lotus japonicus ecotype B-129 chromosome 4, LjGifu_v1.2 genome encodes:
- the LOC130711168 gene encoding vacuolar protein sorting-associated protein 27: MSTEPPPFQEAARCVVCSCSFNTFRRRHHCRSCGRTLCNEHSSDQMALPQFGLYSNVRVCADCFNNSRSQEVPHASSDGVNNITDTISKLDIDGNVDSKTLPSADNNPVSGIKECKCGMPLCICEAPAPSSDALPQQKKISPAMTASSNPKPRKTDTVSKNRSSSSTNKFSSPFNLGHVTNVASARPQTDYEVSGEGLREAIKNGDIAAVKKLLNEGVDANYRDKQGLSLLHLAAVFNQTDIVFILMDSGASLKYKNAQGETPLDCAPATLQYKMRKKMEEGGVMDKNT, translated from the exons ATGTCAACAGAACCTCCTCCTTTTCAAGAAGCAGCGCGATGTGTTGTTTGCAGTTGCAGCTTCAACACCTTCAGGAGACGG CATCATTGTCGATCCTGTGGGAGAACATTGTGCAATGAACATTCATCTGATCAGATG GCTTTACCACAATTTGGCCTGTACTCAAATGTCCGAGTGTGTGCTGATTGTTTCAACAATTCACG ATCTCAGGAGGTACCACATGCTTCTTCGGATGGAGTAAACAACATAACAGACACAATTTCTAAATTAGACATTGATGGCAATGTTGATTCAAAAACACTACCAAGTGCAGATAATAACCCTGTGTCAGGCATTAAAGAGTGTAAGTGTGGAATGCCTCTTTGCATTTGTGAAGCTCCTGCCCCTTCTTCTGATGCACTCCCTCAGCAG AAGAAAATCTCTCCAGCCATGACAGCTTCATCAAATCCTAAACCTAGGAAGACAGATACTGTTTCAAAAAATAGAAGCTCCAGCTCCACTAACAAGTTCAG TTCTCCATTTAACCTTGGTCATGTAACTAATGTTGCCTCAGCCAGACCCCAGACTGATTATGAAGTTAGTGGAGAG GGTCTACGAGAAGCAATAAAAAATGGTGACATTGCTGCTGTCAAGAAACTTCTTAATGAG GGTGTGGATGCAAATTACAGGGACAAGCAAGGACTGTCTTTATTGCATTTG GCTGCAGTGTTCAATCAAACTGATATAGTTTTCATCCTCATGGATTCAGGGGCAAGCCTGAAGTACAAAAATGCACAAG GAGAAACACCTTTAGATTGTGCTCCAGCTACACTGCAATACAAAATGCGAAAGAAGATGGAAGAAGGTGGAGTAATGGACAAAAACACTTGA
- the LOC130711169 gene encoding protein TIFY 3B-like isoform X2 has protein sequence MSHSQIPEIFAASPQSLADSNGRNDSMEVQNNLSDEGSVKHFSNNNRPMPASGLNVVTPGRTQFAIYYNGSMHVYDGIPAEKVHEIMLIAAAAKSAEMKSGIPFMSLIPTSPSSPQGTSNSLASPPSVSFPAEKSSICRLQEFPIARRQSLQRFLEKRRMRLGSKNPYTTTTGRGADNKENNLCAEMTPVNEQGWDFSSVLLPLKGN, from the exons ATGTCTCACTCTCAAATTCCAG AGATTTTTGCAGCTTCTCCTCAATCTCTTGCTGATAGTAATGGAAGGAATGACAGCATGGAGGTTCAGAACAACCTCAGTGATGAAGGGTCGGTGAAGCATTTCTCTAACAACAACAG GCCAATGCCAGCATCTGGGCTGAATGTAGTAACCCCTGGTAGGACTCAGTTCGCCATCTACTATAATGGGAGTATGCATGTCTATGATGGAATCCCTGCTGAAAAG GTGCATGAAATAATGTTGATTGCTGCTGCTGCCAAGTCTGCTGAAATGAAGAGTGGGATCCCCTTCATGTCACTCATTCCCACAAGCCCTTCTTCTCCACAAGGAACCTCTAACAGTTTGGCTTCTCCACCATCAGTCAGCTTTCCTGCAGAGAAGAGTTCCATTTGCAGGCTGCAAG AATTTCCAATAGCTCGCAGACAGTCACTTCAAAGGTTTCTTGAGAAGCGAAGAATGAG GTTGGGTAGCAAAAATCCTTATACCACCACCACAGGTAGAGGAGCTGATAACAAAGAGAACAACTTATGTGCTGAGATGACCCCAGTTAACGAACAAGGGTGGGATTTCAGCTCAGTATTGCTGCCTCTTAAGGGCAACTAG
- the LOC130712355 gene encoding cation/H(+) antiporter 19-like, with protein sequence MATTNFSACPAPMKAVSNGAFQHENPLDYALPLLILQICLVVTFTRCIAFICKPLRQPRVIAEIIGGILLGPSAIGRSEKFLDTVFPKKSLTVLDTLANIGLLFFLFLVGLELDMRSIKRTGRKALCIALCGISVPFVLGIGTSVVLRKTICKGVEPIAFLVFMGVALSITAFPVLARILAELKLLTTDVGRMAMSAAAVNDVAAWILLALAIALSGSNSSPLVSLWVLLSGAAFIVFAVFVIRPVLGAMARRSPEGEPVKELYICITLTLVLACSFVTDTIGIHALFGAFVVGIIMPKDGPFAGVLIEKIEDLVSGLFLPLYFASSGLKTNVATISGGLSWALLALVIFNACFGKIIGTVVVSLLCKVPVRESLALGFLMNTKGLVELIVLNIGKDRKVLNDQAFAICVLMALFTTFITTPIVVAVYKPARKGAPYKHKTIQRKDPESELRVLACFHSTRNIPTLINLIESSRGTRKRGRLCIYAMHLMELSERPSAITMVHKARNNGMPFWNKKQNDEDQMVIAFQTYGKLSSVNVRPMTAISALNTIHEDICTSAHQKRAAMILLPFHKHQRMDGTMESLGHSFHVINELVLSHAPCSVGILVDRGLGGTSQVQASELSLQVVVPFFGGRDDNEALSYAMRMAEHPGIILTVVKFVAVPGKTLAFGAKLVGVTSDKNQKVAIEELDGSSHDGNKQQQDEQLWNELLSASSNNNESIKYEERLVESKGDIETALKEMSRSNLIVVGRMPPVAPLTNRSDCPELGPVGSYMASCDFSTTASVLVIQQYNPTTDIHPLVMEESDIPEVPDTPRHY encoded by the exons ATGGCGACGACCAACTTTTCCGCATGTCCGGCACCAATGAAGGCCGTGTCCAACGGGGCCTTCCAACATGAAAACCCCCTAGACTATGCGCTTCCTTTGTTGATCCTCCAGATATGCTTGGTGGTCACGTTCACCAGATGCATTGCATTCATTTGCAAACCCCTCAGGCAACCCAGAGTCATTGCAGAGATCATT GGAGGAATACTACTGGGGCCATCTGCAATTGGACGAAGTGAGAAATTCTTGGACACAGTTTTCCCAAAGAAGAGCTTAACTGTCCTTGACACACTAGCCAACATTGGCCTCTTGTTCTTCTTGTTTCTGGTGGGTCTTGAGCTTGACATGCGTTCCATCAAGCGCACTGGTCGCAAGGCCTTGTGCATTGCCTTGTGTGGGATCTCTGTCCCTTTTGTTTTAGGCATAGGCACATCGGTTGTCCTCCGAAAAACCATATGCAAAGGCGTTGAGCCTATCGCCTTCCTCGTCTTCATGGGAGTCGCGCTCTCCATCACTGCCTTCCCTGTCCTGGCTAGGATCCTAGCTGAGCTCAAACTCCTCACTACAGATGTCGGCCGCATGGCGATGTCAGCCGCTGCTGTCAACGATGTTGCCGCCTGGATCCTCCTTGCACTGGCAATAGCCCTGTCTGGCTCCAACTCATCACCTTTGGTTTCTCTCTGGGTGTTGCTATCTGGTGCTGCTTTCATCGTTTTCGCGGTCTTCGTCATTAGACCTGTGCTTGGAGCTATGGCGCGGCGTTCCCCTGAGGGTGAACCGGTGAAGGAGCTCTACATTTGCATCACATTGACACTAGTTTTGGCTTGTAGTTTTGTCACTGATACTATTGGAATCCATGCCCTCTTTGGAGCTTTTGTGGTTGGTATAATCATGCCTAAAGATGGTCCCTTTGCTGGTGTGTTGATTGAGAAGATTGAAGACTTGGTTTCTGGTCTCTTTTTGCCACTCTATTTTGCATCTAGTGGATTGAAGACCAATGTGGCCACCATCAGTGGAGGACTTTCCTGGGCACTACTAGCACTTGTTATCTTCAATGCTTGCTTTGGAAAGATCATTGGCACAGTTGTTGTTTCATTGTTATGCAAGGTTCCTGTTAGAGAATCCCTTGCACTTGGATTTCTCATGAACACCAAGGGGTTGGTTGAACTTATTGTTCTCAACATTGGAAAGGATCGCAAG GTACTGAATGACCAAGCATTTGCAATTTGTGTTCTCATGGCATTGTTTACCACCTTCATCACCACCCCAATTGTGGTAGCTGTGTATAAACCTGCACGCAAAGGAGCACCTTACAAGCACAAGACAATTCAGCGCAAGGATCCTGAGTCCGAGCTCAGAGTGCTAGCATGCTTCCACAGCACCCGCAACATCCCCACATTGATCAACCTCATCGAATCTTCCCGTGGAACCAGAAAGCGCGGTAGGCTCTGCATATATGCAATGCACTTGATGGAACTCTCAGAGCGACCTTCAGCCATCACAATGGTTCACAAGGCGCGCAACAACGGCATGCCCTTCTGGAACAAGAAGCAGAATGATGAGGATCAAATGGTGATTGCTTTCCAGACTTATGGAAAATTGAGCAGTGTCAATGTTCGCCCCATGACAGCCATATCAGCTCTCAACACCATCCATGAGGATATCTGCACTAGCGCTCACCAGAAGCGCGCTGCTATGATTCTCCTCCCATTCCACAAGCACCAGCGTATGGATGGAACAATGGAGTCACTAGGACACTCATTCCATGTGATCAATGAGCTTGTCCTGAGCCACGCTCCTTGCTCGGTCGGAATTCTGGTTGATCGCGGTCTCGGAGGTACAAGCCAAGTCCAAGCTAGTGAACTTTCCTTGCAGGTTGTTGTGCCTTTCTTCGGAGGACGCGATGACAATGAAGCGCTTTCTTACGCGATGAGAATGGCTGAGCATCCTGGGATTATTCTCACTGTGGTGAAGTTTGTGGCTGTGCCTGGGAAGACATTGGCTTTTGGTGCTAAATTGGTTGGGGTAACATCAGACAAGAACCAAAAGGTAGCAATAGAGGAGCTTGATGGAAGTAGCCATGATGGTAATAAACAACAACAGGATGAACAATTGTGGAATGAGTTGTTGAGTGCAAGCAGCAACAACAATGAGTCAATTAAGTATGAGGAGAGGCTTGTGGAAAGCAAAGGGGATATTGAGACAGCATTGAAGGaaatgagcaggagcaatctgaTTGTTGTTGGTAGAATGCCACCAGTAGCACCTTTGACTAACAGAAGTGATTGTCCTGAGCTTGGACCTGTGGGAAGCTACATGGCTTCTTGTGATTTCTCCACTACTGCTTCAGTTTTGGTTATTCAGCAGTATAACCCCACAACCGATATTCATCCACTGGTGATGGAGGAATCTGATATCCCAGAAGTGCCTGACACACCAAGGCATTATTAA
- the LOC130711169 gene encoding protein TIFY 3B-like isoform X1: MACVNHEAEIFAASPQSLADSNGRNDSMEVQNNLSDEGSVKHFSNNNRPMPASGLNVVTPGRTQFAIYYNGSMHVYDGIPAEKVHEIMLIAAAAKSAEMKSGIPFMSLIPTSPSSPQGTSNSLASPPSVSFPAEKSSICRLQEFPIARRQSLQRFLEKRRMRLGSKNPYTTTTGRGADNKENNLCAEMTPVNEQGWDFSSVLLPLKGN, from the exons ATGGCTTGTGTGAACCACGAGGCAGAGATTTTTGCAGCTTCTCCTCAATCTCTTGCTGATAGTAATGGAAGGAATGACAGCATGGAGGTTCAGAACAACCTCAGTGATGAAGGGTCGGTGAAGCATTTCTCTAACAACAACAG GCCAATGCCAGCATCTGGGCTGAATGTAGTAACCCCTGGTAGGACTCAGTTCGCCATCTACTATAATGGGAGTATGCATGTCTATGATGGAATCCCTGCTGAAAAG GTGCATGAAATAATGTTGATTGCTGCTGCTGCCAAGTCTGCTGAAATGAAGAGTGGGATCCCCTTCATGTCACTCATTCCCACAAGCCCTTCTTCTCCACAAGGAACCTCTAACAGTTTGGCTTCTCCACCATCAGTCAGCTTTCCTGCAGAGAAGAGTTCCATTTGCAGGCTGCAAG AATTTCCAATAGCTCGCAGACAGTCACTTCAAAGGTTTCTTGAGAAGCGAAGAATGAG GTTGGGTAGCAAAAATCCTTATACCACCACCACAGGTAGAGGAGCTGATAACAAAGAGAACAACTTATGTGCTGAGATGACCCCAGTTAACGAACAAGGGTGGGATTTCAGCTCAGTATTGCTGCCTCTTAAGGGCAACTAG
- the LOC130715465 gene encoding RING-H2 finger protein ATL64-like codes for MSFYNIEDSISGFTIGQAIYEAALLIAVLRWVLCLAFRVMKSRTQSLNAPPEPSSSSSSWESSSFNPLPLTTFGEIMERLPETEDTCAVCLNQLKIEDEVRELMNCYHVFHKECIDRWLEHDHESENHNATCPLCRAPLLSSCCLSSESSSCVPPPQPSWAVERLLYLFGDDLLPC; via the coding sequence ATGAGCTTCTACAATATTGAAGACTCTATCTCTGGTTTCACAATAGGGCAAGCTATATATGAAGCAGCTCTACTCATAGCAGTTCTGAGATGGGTTCTGTGCTTGGCTTTCAGAGTTATGAAATCTAGGACACAATCTCTTAACGCCCCACctgaaccttcttcttcttcttcatcatgggAATCTTCCAGTTTCAACCCTCTACCTTTGACCACTTTTGGTGAGATCATGGAGAGGCTGCCAGAAACTGAGGACACATGTGCTGTGTGCTTGAACCAGCTGAAAATTGAAGATGAGGTTAGGGAGCTCATGAATTGCTACCATGTTTTCCACAAGGAATGCATAGATAGATGGTTGGAGCATGACCATGAGAGTGAAAACCACAACGCCACTTGCCCTCTCTGCAGAGCCCCTCTACTGAGTTCTTGTTGTCTTTCATCAGAGAGCTCAAGCTGTGTGCCTCCTCCTCAACCTAGCTGGGCTGTGGAGAGACTTCTCTATCTCTTTGGGGATGATCTGCTTCCATGTTAG
- the LOC130714918 gene encoding protein FATTY ACID EXPORT 2, chloroplastic-like, which translates to MAEAVATFAISSSTSLPLRRTPIYSYRSQSSTLRFLPSRFPAFGYSARSDRHVYAAVVSSDSITAPVITPELDTTGPGGGSVGDGKGFGGGGGGGDGGGGGDNKDEEGEGSDGDERKMGLSMSQKLTLGYAALVGVGGLMGYLKSGSQKSLLAGGLSALLLYYVHTELPLRPVFASSLGLGISAALLAVMGSRFKKSGKVFPAGVVSLVSLIMTGGYLHGIMRSAH; encoded by the exons ATGGCAGAAGCAGTTGCTACTTTCGCCATTTCCAGTTCAACTTCACTCCCTCTCCGCCGCACACCGATTTACAGTTACCGATCTCAATCTTCCACTCTTCGCTTCCTTCCCTCTCGTTTTCCCGCGTTCGGTTACTCAGCTCGTTCCGACCGCCACGTGTACGCCGCTGTAGTCTCTTCCGATTCCATAACTGCTCCAGTTATTACTCCTGAGTTGGATACTACTGGTCCTGGCGGTGGTAGCGTCGGAGACGGAAAGGGTTTTGGCGGAGGAGGCGGCGGAGGTgacggtggaggtggtggtgataacAAAGACGAGGAAGGAGAAGGATCGGACGGTGACGAGAGGAAGATGGGTTTGTCAATGTCGCAGAAATTGACTCTAGGTTATGCTGCCCTCGTCGGAG TGGGTGGTTTAATGGGCTATCTCAAGAGTGGTAGCCAGAAGTCACTTTTGGCTGGGGGCTTGTCTGCCTTGCTGCTGTATTATGTTCATACTGAGCTACCTTTAAGGCCTGTCTTTGCATCATCTCTGGGCCTTG GTATATCTGCTGCACTTCTTGCGGTGATGGGTTCTCGTTTTAAGAAATCAGGGAAAGTCTTTCCAGCAGGTGTTGTGTCACTTGTGTCACTCATAATGACCGGCGGTTACTTGCATGGAATTATGCGCAGTGCACACTAG